The DNA window ATAGTGTCccaataaagtttaaaaatcaatAGATGTGAGACTTAGGATTGTGTGCATGTCATAACGTCCAAATGGGCGATttctcatattattttataataatacattttaaggcTAGTTAAATGTCGTGGCTTGCTCCTAAACTTTGGTATCTAGTCGATAATAATAAATGATAATAAggtgaaaaattattaaaatgattttcaaCTGTCTGCAGAGAATACGGACAGAATCATAGAAAGTTTTTTTAAGGATTAAAGATTTTTGATGCACGTTGTTCAAGGTTCACTCATAAGCTGACTAGAATTTTCTTGTTtcccaaatataaaaaaaatgtagtagGACAAAATTGACTTAAAAAGGTACTTCTCTTATGGGTATTCTCATATACTCtgtaagtattttaaaacagTTTTATAGTAAACAACAACAccttaaaaacaagaaaggaagttaacttcggcaagacgaagtttgtatacttttgcagttataaaaataatcaataattttattaaattgaattcgaaattcttaaaaatataaaaatttatattcccaatattataagacaatatgtaaaaaagccccaaagctgttatttgtttcacattaatTCCCACCAATTacccgatcgttcctatggcagctatatgatatagtcgtccgattttgataaaatttaattcgaaattcaaaaccaaataaaaaatgctatttccaagcgtatgaggttataagtttaaaaaacaccgaagatataatttttcaatttaatttttttttttattttaccactaattttccgattgttactatgggagctatatgatatagacgtccgattttaataaaattaaattcgaaattcagaactaatttaaaaatgttatatccaagcttagaaatttatgtgttaaaaaacacgaaagatataattttttttaattttttccccgatagttcctatgtgtgctataagatatagttttccgtagaaacggacggacagacggacggacagacggacggatagatggacggacagactgacatggctagatcgactcgtcttgtgacgctgatcaagaatatatataccttgtggggtcggaaacgtctccttcactgcgttgcaaacttccctctgcaagggtataatgataATTTTTAGTGGGCGGTATGACACTCCAAAAAGTGTCTTAACGCCAACGGGCGTTCTGGACTTTATGACcggcacacaaacattttCGTTAACACTTTTATTCCAAACTCATTTTAATGGTGTATAGTGTTGTACATTcttcggtctttttaaaagtatttcgtttttatttcgaCTCCTAAAAACAGAGACCTGGACAAACTCAAGGAGGGCATTGGTGAGAAGGTGGTGATTGTAACCTTCCTGGAAATGACCTTTGTATTTGGAATTGTGTTTGCCTTCGTCTATGGATGGAAGCTCACCCTAGTCGTCCTTAGTTGTGTTCCCTTCATCGTCGCAGCCATGAGTATGGTGGCCCGACTCCAAGGAACGCTGGCGGAGAAGGAACTGAAGTCCTACTCCGATGCAGCCAACGTGGCCGAGGAGGTCTTCAGCGGGATTCGCACCGTGTTCGCATTCAGTGGTCAGGATAAGGAGAAAGATCGCTTTGCTAAGCTACTTATTCCGGCAGAGAACACTGGACGCAAGAAGGGTCTCTACTCGGGCATGGGAAACTCCCTCTCCTGGCTGATCATCTACCTCTGCAACGCGCTGGCCATTTGGTATGGAGTGATTCTCATCCTTGAAGAACGTGATCTCCCTGATCGCGTCTACACCCCAGCCGTTTTGGTTATCGTCCTCTTCACCGTCATAGTGGGAGCCCAGAATCTCGGCTTCGCGTCTCTCCATGTGGAAGCCATAGCCGTGGCTACGGCAGCTGGACAGTCCCTGTTCAACATCATCGATCGTCCGTCGCAGGTGGATCCCATGGACGAGATGGGAAGCAGGCCGGAAAAAACGACAGGACACATTCGCTTCGAGGGCATCCGCTTCCGCTACCCCGCCCGACCAGATGTGGAGATCCTCAAGGGTCTCACCGTCGATGTGCTCCCGGGTCAGACGGTGGCCTTCGTGGGCGCTTCTGGGTGCGGCAAGAGCACCCTCATCCAGCTGGTGCAGCGGTTCTACGACCCCGAGGCGGGCAGTGTCAAACTGGACGGACGGGATCTGCGCACCCTGAACGTGGGCTGGCTGCGCTCGCAGATCGGAGTGGTGGGCCAGGAACCGGTTCTCTTCGCCACCACCATTGGCGAGAACATCCGATACGGAAGACCATTGGCCTCCCAGGCGGACATCGAGAAGGCGGCGCGAGCGGCCAACTGCCACGACTTCATCACTCGCCTGCCCAAGGGCTACGACACCCAGGTGGGCGAGAAGGGGGCCCAGATCTCCGGTGGCCAGAAGCAGCGCATTGCCATTGCCCGGGCACTGGTGCGGCAGCCGCAGGTGCTGCTCCTGGACGAGGCCACCTCCGCCCTGGACCCCACCTCCGAGAAGCGGGTGCAGAGTGCCCTGGAGCTGGCTAGCCAGGGACCCACCACTCTGGTCGTGGCCCATCGCCTGTCCACCATCACCAACGCCGACAAGATCGTCTTCCTCAAGGACGGCGTGGTGGCGGAGCAGGGCACCCACGAGGAGCTGATGGAACGGAGGGGCCTTTACTGCGATCTGGTAAAGATCACCCAGCGGAAGGAGGCCACCGAGGCGGATGAGGGGGCGGTGGTCGGGCGACCTCTGCAGAAGTCGCAGAACCTGTCCGACGAGGAGAGCGACTACgacgaggaggatgaggaggaggacgatGAGCCCGAGCTGCACCCTTCGGCCAGCTCCAGGGACAGCGGGTTCAGAGCCAGCACGCGCCGCAAGCGTAAGTACCAGATGTCAGATACAAAATCCATATTATACTGATATCATACGAAATCATTGATTAGAATTCTCCAGGATTCATAAATATAATCATTATTGTATACACTATATAATGCTGTGCTATTCAACACGTTTATTAGGACaataatttaatcaaattccttaaaaaaaaaataataccaaaGTTATCCCAAAGATCACTTAAAATCTCTAAAATTAAACCtacgattttttaataattgcatTAAATAACGCATTGGAACCGATTCCTATTACAGGTCGCTCGCGGCGTTGCAGCAttaaaaagaaggaaaaggaAGTGGTGCCCAAGGTGTCCTTTACACAACTGATGAAACTGAACTCGCCGGAATGGCGTTACATGGTGGTGGGCGGCATCGCCTCCGTGATGCATGGCGCCAACTTCCCGCTTTGGGGTCTCTTCTTCGGTGACTTCTTCGGAATCCTGTCGGACGGTGACGATGATGTGGTGCGATCCGAGGTGCTAAGAATCGCTATCATCTTCGTTGGGATTGGCTTGATGGCCGGATTGGGAAACATGCTCCAGACCTACATGTTCACAGCGGCTGGTGTTAAGATGACAACGCGGCTGCGAAAACAGGCCTTTGGAACGATCGTGGGGCAGGATATAGCGTACTTCGATGACGAGCGGAACTCGGTGGGGGCCCTTTGCTCACGACTGGCTAGTGATTGCTCCAACGTTCAGGGGGTAAGCTGACATGGAAAGTCGTGTTTTCAttctatataaatattgtagcatacttttagatacTTTATCTAAGGATTTAAAATAACACTAGAATGCAACACCTTATGTGTCTAACAGCGGCTTTTACGTTTTTCCAGGCGACTGGAGCTCGTGTTGGCACCATGCTACAGGCTGTGGCCACTCTTGTGGTCGGAATGGTTATTGGTTTCGTCTTCTCCTGGCAACAGACGCTGCTCACCCTGGTCACCATTCCATTGGTCTGCTTGTCCGTCTACCTGGAGGGTCGCTTCATCATGAAGAGCGCCCAGAAGGCCAAGGAATACATCGAGGAGGCTTCCCAGGTAGCCGTCGAAGCTATAACCAATATCCGAACGGTGAATGGTCTCTGCCTGGAGCGTCAGGTCTTGGACCAGTACATCCAGCAGATCGATCGTGTGGATGTCGCCTGCAAGCGCAAGGTTCGCTTCCGAGGCCTGGTTTTTGCCCTAGGACAGGCGGCTCCCTACCTGGCCTATGGCATCTCCATGTACTATGGTGGCATTCTGGTGGCTGACGATAGAATGAACTACGAAGATATGATCAAGGTGGCCGAGGCGCTGATTTTCGGTTCCTGGATGCTGGGACAGGCCTTGGCCTATGCCCCGAATGTGAATGATGCCATTCTTTCCGCCGGACGCCTGATGGATCTCTTCAAGCGCACCTCCACGCAGCCCAATCCGCCCCAGAGTCCATACAACACGGTGGAGGTGAGTCCAGACTTAAAGGATTTCTACCTCTTGATATTCATACGTCTTAATTCGCTTACCTTTCCAGAAATCCGAGGGCGACATTGTCTACGAGAATGTGGGCTTCGAGTATCCCACGAGGAAGGGCACCCCCATCCT is part of the Drosophila biarmipes strain raj3 chromosome 2R, RU_DBia_V1.1, whole genome shotgun sequence genome and encodes:
- the LOC108030253 gene encoding multidrug resistance protein homolog 49 encodes the protein MGKKEDSHLPHAGDFQAKEGPVLSEGTTRKYRYLDLFRYSTASERCLFVFSLLVATGASVFIPFFLIIYGEFTSLLVDRTVGVGTSSPSYVLTMFGGGKQLTNASEEENKQAIIDDATAFGVGSLVGSVVMFLLITIAIDLANRIALNQIGRIRKLFLEAMLRQDIAWYDTSSGSNFASKMTEDLDKLKEGIGEKVVIVTFLEMTFVFGIVFAFVYGWKLTLVVLSCVPFIVAAMSMVARLQGTLAEKELKSYSDAANVAEEVFSGIRTVFAFSGQDKEKDRFAKLLIPAENTGRKKGLYSGMGNSLSWLIIYLCNALAIWYGVILILEERDLPDRVYTPAVLVIVLFTVIVGAQNLGFASLHVEAIAVATAAGQSLFNIIDRPSQVDPMDEMGSRPEKTTGHIRFEGIRFRYPARPDVEILKGLTVDVLPGQTVAFVGASGCGKSTLIQLVQRFYDPEAGSVKLDGRDLRTLNVGWLRSQIGVVGQEPVLFATTIGENIRYGRPLASQADIEKAARAANCHDFITRLPKGYDTQVGEKGAQISGGQKQRIAIARALVRQPQVLLLDEATSALDPTSEKRVQSALELASQGPTTLVVAHRLSTITNADKIVFLKDGVVAEQGTHEELMERRGLYCDLVKITQRKEATEADEGAVVGRPLQKSQNLSDEESDYDEEDEEEDDEPELHPSASSRDSGFRASTRRKRRSRRCSIKKKEKEVVPKVSFTQLMKLNSPEWRYMVVGGIASVMHGANFPLWGLFFGDFFGILSDGDDDVVRSEVLRIAIIFVGIGLMAGLGNMLQTYMFTAAGVKMTTRLRKQAFGTIVGQDIAYFDDERNSVGALCSRLASDCSNVQGATGARVGTMLQAVATLVVGMVIGFVFSWQQTLLTLVTIPLVCLSVYLEGRFIMKSAQKAKEYIEEASQVAVEAITNIRTVNGLCLERQVLDQYIQQIDRVDVACKRKVRFRGLVFALGQAAPYLAYGISMYYGGILVADDRMNYEDMIKVAEALIFGSWMLGQALAYAPNVNDAILSAGRLMDLFKRTSTQPNPPQSPYNTVEKSEGDIVYENVGFEYPTRKGTPILQGLNLTIKKSTTVALVGPSGSGKSTCVQLLLRYYDPVSGSVNLTGVPSTDFPLDTLRSKLGLVSQEPVLFDRTIAENIAYGNNFRDDVSMQEIIEAAKKSNIHNFISALPQGYDTRLGKTSQLSGGQKQRIAIARALVRNPKILILDEATSALDLESEKVVQQALDEARSGRTCLTIAHRLTTVRNADLICVLKRGVVVEHGTHDELMALNKIYANLYLMQQVAG